The Nitrogeniibacter aestuarii genome has a window encoding:
- a CDS encoding HD-GYP domain-containing protein, with translation MTTADSRYVTPDQLRSGLFVHLDLPWFKHPFTFSSFRIVSQSQITEIRGLGLSRVRIDLTQSDDAALQALDATEAADEPAVAEAGADEPVPEVAPEVAERMARLTERRRRVSEVERAFMKAANVMRNINQNLFAQPQVCLEEVGGLVGEMVAALLDSPESTLHVMSEKAGGEDSYYHGLNTSVLCMMLAKDLGLSNEAGHILGVGALLHDLGHVDIPDKVLKKRDALTRAEQDLRNMHCEYGVKRGAQIGLSKPVLKIIAQHHEYADGTGFPARLKGEQIDPLARIVALVNHYDNLCNPVDLTKALTPHEALSMMFAQRRQKFDAKVLQLLVRRLGVYPPGTIVVLSNDVIAMVSSVNSRSPLRPCVILHDPDIPKDEAMILDLEQESGINISKSLRPVQLPADVYDYLSPRKRVTYFFDAEQSDPARS, from the coding sequence ATGACCACCGCCGATTCCCGTTACGTCACGCCGGATCAACTGAGATCCGGTCTCTTCGTTCATCTTGACCTGCCCTGGTTCAAGCATCCATTCACGTTCTCGAGCTTCCGCATTGTCAGCCAGAGCCAGATCACGGAAATTCGTGGCCTCGGGCTGAGTCGAGTGCGGATCGATCTGACGCAGTCCGACGATGCTGCACTCCAGGCCCTGGATGCCACCGAGGCAGCCGACGAGCCGGCAGTCGCTGAGGCTGGAGCCGACGAGCCGGTGCCCGAGGTGGCACCGGAAGTGGCTGAACGCATGGCGCGCCTGACCGAGCGGCGCAGGCGGGTTTCGGAAGTCGAGCGCGCCTTCATGAAGGCCGCCAATGTAATGCGCAACATCAACCAGAACCTGTTCGCACAGCCGCAGGTGTGCCTCGAAGAGGTGGGGGGGCTCGTGGGCGAGATGGTGGCAGCGTTGCTCGATTCGCCGGAGAGCACCCTGCATGTCATGAGCGAGAAGGCCGGTGGTGAGGATTCGTACTATCACGGCCTGAACACTTCGGTGCTGTGCATGATGCTGGCCAAGGACCTCGGCCTCAGCAACGAGGCAGGCCACATTCTCGGCGTCGGTGCCCTGCTGCATGATCTGGGGCATGTGGACATCCCCGACAAGGTGCTCAAGAAGCGCGACGCCCTCACACGAGCCGAGCAGGACTTGCGCAACATGCACTGCGAATACGGCGTCAAGCGCGGCGCTCAGATCGGGCTCTCGAAGCCGGTGCTGAAAATCATTGCCCAGCACCACGAATATGCGGACGGAACCGGTTTCCCCGCACGACTCAAAGGTGAGCAGATCGATCCGCTCGCGCGCATCGTGGCGCTGGTCAATCACTACGACAACCTGTGCAACCCGGTTGACCTCACCAAGGCACTCACACCCCATGAGGCCCTGTCGATGATGTTTGCGCAGCGGCGCCAGAAGTTCGACGCCAAGGTCTTGCAGCTGCTGGTGCGCCGCCTCGGGGTTTATCCGCCGGGCACGATCGTCGTGCTGTCGAATGACGTGATTGCCATGGTGTCCTCGGTCAACTCGCGCTCACCGCTTCGGCCTTGCGTCATTCTGCACGATCCGGACATCCCCAAGGACGAGGCTATGATTCTCGACCTGGAGCAGGAGTCGGGGATCAACATCAGCAAGTCCTTGCGACCGGTTCAACTGCCGGCGGATGTCTACGACTATCTGAGCCCGCGCAAGCGGGTGACCTATTTCTTCGACGCAGAACAGTCTGACCCGGCACGCTCATGA
- a CDS encoding PAS domain-containing hybrid sensor histidine kinase/response regulator — protein sequence MSSLSDLALMLDGSHELLMVVEAADLSIRDANRAAMSALGLTRDELIGKPITDLECALTDVFYWEEVRAGAAGDLRDAEGLYQRADGGLIPVRKWVRRVGDALVIRAEDDSERKGAEEALAHLTSRLRATLEATADGILMLDHSGKIAGMNRRFAHMWACPEETLITSDDAAVLGWIQRQVAPVGAGRFAELLGDPTDDTETFDTFLLIDGRSFECKSRPARHAEQIIGRVYCFTDVTERLRAEQELIAAKDAADAANRAKGDFLAMMSHEIRTPMNGVIGMAALLEASELDDEQRSYCETIRSSGEALLSIINDILDYSKIEAKKLSLEIMPFDLGVMVDSLARLFSARVKETGVALVCNLDPAIPKTLLGDEGRLRQILINLVGNAFKFTHAGQVSVTVRLAAPQPGDEGNDLRVHVSVRDTGIGIGEEQRARIFAPFEQADMSTTRRYGGTGLGLSICRMLTDLMQGQIGVESAPGQGSDFWFNVRLRKSGGVTPELVAGEGHARPVLRRGTRVLLVEDNAVNRKVLGKFLDRLGVNDAVAVEDGIAAIAACCEETFDLIFMDTHMPGMDGLETTRKLRTAGVVSRIIGVSADVLDEDRTAAIRAGMDDYLSKPISLPALVGAIERWRTSLAEAGGSDRDRGR from the coding sequence ATGAGTTCGCTTTCTGATCTCGCCCTCATGCTCGACGGTTCCCATGAGTTGCTCATGGTGGTGGAGGCGGCTGACCTGAGCATTCGTGACGCCAACCGGGCGGCCATGTCTGCACTGGGGCTCACTCGGGACGAACTTATCGGCAAGCCGATCACCGATCTGGAGTGTGCGCTCACCGATGTTTTCTATTGGGAAGAGGTGCGCGCGGGCGCCGCAGGTGACCTGCGCGATGCCGAAGGGCTCTATCAGCGCGCGGATGGCGGTCTCATCCCGGTGCGAAAGTGGGTGCGCCGCGTGGGCGATGCACTCGTGATTCGCGCCGAGGACGACAGCGAGCGCAAAGGGGCCGAAGAGGCCCTGGCCCATCTCACCTCACGCCTTCGGGCAACGCTCGAGGCCACCGCGGACGGGATTCTCATGCTCGACCACAGCGGCAAGATCGCGGGCATGAACCGGCGCTTTGCCCATATGTGGGCCTGCCCGGAAGAGACGCTCATCACCTCCGACGATGCTGCGGTCCTGGGCTGGATACAGCGTCAGGTGGCGCCGGTCGGTGCCGGCCGTTTTGCCGAACTGCTGGGCGATCCCACCGATGACACCGAAACCTTCGACACCTTTTTGCTGATCGACGGACGCAGTTTCGAGTGCAAGTCGCGCCCGGCACGGCATGCGGAACAGATCATCGGCCGCGTGTACTGCTTTACCGATGTGACCGAGCGTTTGCGTGCCGAGCAGGAGCTCATTGCCGCCAAGGACGCCGCCGATGCGGCCAACCGGGCGAAGGGCGACTTTCTGGCCATGATGTCCCACGAGATCCGGACCCCGATGAACGGGGTCATCGGCATGGCTGCGCTGCTCGAAGCCTCAGAGCTCGATGACGAGCAGCGCAGCTACTGCGAAACGATTCGCAGCAGTGGCGAAGCGCTGCTCTCGATCATCAACGACATCCTCGACTATTCCAAGATCGAAGCCAAGAAGCTTTCCCTTGAGATCATGCCCTTCGACCTCGGCGTGATGGTCGATAGTCTGGCCAGGCTGTTTTCCGCCCGGGTCAAGGAAACGGGTGTGGCACTGGTCTGCAATCTGGACCCGGCGATTCCCAAGACCCTGCTCGGAGACGAGGGGCGCCTGCGTCAGATTCTCATCAACCTGGTGGGCAATGCCTTCAAGTTCACGCATGCCGGCCAGGTCTCCGTGACCGTGCGTCTGGCTGCACCGCAGCCGGGAGACGAAGGCAACGATCTGCGCGTTCATGTGTCGGTGCGCGACACCGGCATCGGCATTGGCGAAGAACAGCGCGCGCGGATCTTTGCGCCGTTCGAACAAGCCGACATGTCCACCACGCGTCGCTATGGCGGCACCGGGCTGGGACTGTCAATCTGTCGCATGCTCACTGACCTGATGCAGGGTCAGATCGGGGTGGAAAGCGCGCCCGGGCAGGGCTCCGACTTCTGGTTCAACGTGCGTTTGCGCAAGTCGGGTGGCGTGACGCCCGAGCTGGTCGCTGGTGAAGGCCATGCGCGGCCGGTCTTGCGACGGGGCACGCGTGTGCTGCTGGTCGAGGACAATGCGGTCAACCGCAAGGTGCTGGGCAAATTTCTCGATCGTCTCGGCGTCAATGATGCGGTCGCGGTGGAAGATGGCATCGCCGCCATCGCCGCGTGCTGCGAGGAGACCTTCGATCTCATCTTCATGGACACCCACATGCCCGGGATGGATGGCCTGGAGACCACGCGCAAACTGCGCACTGCCGGTGTCGTTTCGCGCATTATCGGCGTCAGTGCCGATGTGCTGGATGAAGACCGCACAGCCGCCATTCGTGCCGGCATGGATGACTACCTGAGCAAGCCCATTTCATTGCCGGCGCTGGTCGGCGCGATCGAACGCTGGCGCACCAGTCTGGCCGAGGCGGGCGGCAGCGATCGGGATCGAGGTCGCTAG